The following proteins are encoded in a genomic region of Streptomyces sp. SLBN-31:
- a CDS encoding ABC transporter substrate-binding protein translates to MTSNAPRSRSIKSYPAAAVALAATTALLAGCGSSDDKSSNPLDGGKSDGKTVVVGSNNFAESILIADIYGEALKAKGVKVTYKPNIGSRETTYGLLKNGSITVLPEYNGALLAYLDPKATPKTVQATTAAIEAKLDSKLTLLDPSAAQDKDSVTVNKATADKYKLTSESSIADLKAVAKDLAIGASPEFQTRQQGLVGLKSVYGVEFKSFKALDAGGPLTLAALKKNTVQAADIFTTDPNITKEKFVVLQDPKNLFGFENVQPLVYKSGLSSAGVSALNAVSAKLDTKTLLDLDSQVQLDNKDPLDVAKAWLKSAGLAS, encoded by the coding sequence GTGACTTCCAACGCCCCACGCAGCAGGTCCATCAAGAGCTACCCCGCGGCGGCCGTCGCGCTCGCCGCGACCACGGCCCTGCTGGCGGGATGTGGCTCCTCCGACGACAAGTCCTCCAACCCCCTCGACGGGGGCAAGTCCGACGGCAAGACGGTCGTCGTCGGCTCCAACAACTTCGCCGAGAGCATCCTGATCGCCGACATCTACGGCGAGGCCCTCAAGGCCAAGGGTGTCAAGGTCACCTACAAGCCGAACATCGGCAGCCGCGAGACCACCTACGGCCTGCTGAAGAACGGCTCCATCACCGTGCTGCCGGAGTACAACGGCGCACTGCTGGCCTACCTCGACCCGAAGGCGACGCCCAAGACGGTTCAGGCCACCACGGCGGCCATCGAGGCCAAGCTGGACTCCAAGCTGACGCTCCTCGACCCGTCCGCCGCGCAGGACAAGGACTCGGTGACGGTCAACAAGGCCACCGCCGACAAGTACAAGCTGACCTCCGAGTCCTCCATCGCGGACCTCAAGGCCGTCGCGAAGGACCTCGCCATCGGCGCCTCGCCGGAGTTCCAGACCCGGCAGCAGGGCCTGGTGGGCCTGAAGTCCGTGTACGGCGTGGAGTTCAAGTCGTTCAAGGCGCTGGACGCAGGCGGCCCGCTGACCCTGGCGGCGCTGAAGAAGAACACCGTGCAGGCCGCGGACATCTTCACCACGGACCCGAACATCACCAAGGAGAAGTTCGTGGTCCTGCAGGACCCGAAGAACCTCTTCGGGTTCGAGAACGTGCAGCCGCTCGTATACAAGAGCGGTCTGTCCTCGGCCGGCGTCTCCGCCCTGAACGCGGTCTCGGCCAAGCTCGACACCAAGACCCTGCTGGACCTGGACTCCCAGGTCCAGCTCGACAACAAGGACCCGCTGGACGTCGCCAAGGCGTGGCTGAAGTCGGCGGGGCTGGCCTCCTGA
- a CDS encoding glycoside hydrolase family 43 protein translates to MNARPSHPLPHPSRRHFLGMAAAVPLAATGALALGAGTARAATDSAYVMCYFTESPDMLAADYGLHLAVSTDGLEWTPLNQNAPVATPTAGSTGLRDPFILRKQDGTFVVLATDLKGTDWTYVSQYIHVWDSSDLRTFTGYRRMKLHDMNTHSWAPEAFWDAGRGQYGVIYSAVNSSGHNVIMVNYTSDFVTAGAPQVFFDPGYDVIDGDLAVGVNGVNYLYFKKNSTLVGARSTSLDPGSFTEFSTAVSHGGTEAPTLVKSLTSGSTWYLWGDTWSPNGVFYAWQTSSLSAGTWTALDQKAYTQPLNSKHCGIQPITATEYNNLVARWGTPAWNRLKSYNYPARYVRHADYVGRTDAYAFDPYTDSMWKLVPGLADSSGVSFQSVNYPTRYLRHYDYQLRLDVNDGTTAFAGDATFYRTAGLADSSWSSFRSYNYPTRYIRHSDFVLRIDPISSATDQQDATFRVGY, encoded by the coding sequence ATGAACGCCAGACCGTCGCACCCTCTCCCCCACCCCTCCCGGCGCCACTTCCTCGGCATGGCCGCGGCCGTCCCGCTGGCGGCGACCGGCGCCCTCGCGCTCGGCGCCGGTACCGCCCGCGCGGCCACCGACTCGGCTTACGTCATGTGCTACTTCACCGAGTCCCCGGACATGCTCGCCGCCGACTACGGCCTGCACCTGGCCGTCAGCACCGACGGCCTGGAGTGGACCCCGCTGAACCAGAACGCCCCGGTGGCCACCCCGACCGCGGGCTCCACCGGTCTGCGGGACCCCTTCATCCTGCGCAAGCAGGACGGCACGTTCGTGGTGCTCGCCACCGACCTCAAGGGCACCGACTGGACCTACGTCAGCCAGTACATCCATGTCTGGGACTCCAGCGACCTGCGCACCTTCACCGGTTACCGGCGGATGAAGCTGCACGACATGAACACCCACAGCTGGGCGCCGGAGGCCTTCTGGGACGCGGGGCGGGGCCAGTACGGCGTGATCTACTCGGCCGTGAACTCAAGCGGCCACAACGTCATCATGGTCAACTACACGAGTGACTTCGTGACCGCCGGCGCCCCGCAGGTCTTCTTCGACCCCGGCTACGACGTCATCGACGGCGATCTGGCCGTCGGCGTGAACGGCGTCAACTACCTCTACTTCAAGAAGAACTCGACACTGGTCGGCGCGAGGTCCACCTCGTTGGACCCGGGCAGCTTCACCGAGTTCAGCACCGCCGTCTCGCACGGCGGCACCGAGGCGCCCACCCTCGTCAAGTCACTGACGTCCGGCTCGACCTGGTACCTGTGGGGCGACACCTGGTCACCGAACGGCGTCTTCTACGCCTGGCAGACCAGCAGTCTGTCCGCCGGCACCTGGACCGCCCTCGACCAGAAGGCGTACACGCAGCCGCTCAACTCCAAGCACTGCGGCATCCAGCCGATCACCGCGACCGAGTACAACAACCTGGTCGCCAGGTGGGGCACCCCGGCCTGGAACCGGCTCAAGTCCTACAACTACCCGGCCCGTTACGTCCGGCACGCCGACTACGTCGGGCGGACCGACGCCTACGCCTTCGACCCGTACACCGACTCGATGTGGAAGCTGGTGCCGGGTCTCGCCGACTCGTCCGGGGTCTCGTTTCAGTCGGTCAACTACCCGACGCGCTACCTGCGGCACTACGACTACCAGTTGCGGCTGGACGTCAACGACGGCACAACGGCGTTCGCCGGGGACGCCACGTTCTACCGGACGGCGGGCCTCGCCGACTCGTCCTGGTCGTCGTTCCGGTCGTACAACTACCCGACCCGCTACATCCGGCACTCCGACTTCGTCCTGCGCATCGACCCGATCTCCAGCGCCACCGACCAGCAGGACGCGACCTTCCGCGTCGGGTACTGA
- a CDS encoding ATP/GTP-binding protein, whose product MADSDTVTRAAPDTVKILIAGGFGVGKTTMVGSVSEIAPLRTEEPLTEAGLGVDDLEGIEEKKATTVALDFGRITIGDDLVLYLFGTPGQQRFWFMWNDLALGALGAVVLIDVRRPESSFAAIDFFERRGIPFVVGVNGFYGEHPYPPEEIRDALALPEDVQVLLCDARERGSCRDVLIALLDQLIAAAVN is encoded by the coding sequence TTGGCCGACTCTGACACCGTCACCCGGGCCGCGCCCGACACGGTGAAGATCCTGATCGCCGGCGGCTTCGGCGTCGGCAAGACCACGATGGTCGGCTCGGTCAGCGAGATCGCTCCGCTGCGCACCGAGGAACCGTTGACCGAGGCCGGCCTGGGCGTCGACGACCTCGAGGGCATCGAGGAGAAGAAGGCCACGACGGTGGCCCTGGACTTCGGCCGCATCACCATCGGCGACGACCTGGTCCTGTATCTCTTCGGTACGCCGGGCCAGCAGCGGTTCTGGTTCATGTGGAACGACCTCGCGCTGGGCGCGCTGGGTGCGGTCGTCCTGATCGACGTCCGTCGCCCGGAGAGCAGCTTCGCCGCGATCGACTTCTTCGAGCGCCGGGGCATCCCCTTCGTGGTGGGTGTCAACGGCTTCTACGGCGAACACCCCTATCCACCCGAGGAGATCCGGGACGCCCTGGCCCTGCCGGAGGACGTCCAGGTGCTGCTGTGCGACGCACGGGAGCGCGGCTCGTGCCGGGACGTACTGATCGCCCTGCTGGACCAGTTGATCGCCGCCGCCGTCAACTAG
- a CDS encoding DUF742 domain-containing protein, translating to MAGGDTAGRLVRPFALTGGRTRPSRADFTLITTVTAVDPPPTWATRPQPEQQRILRHCAEPIAVAELAALLDLPVSVIVIMLCDLLEAGRITLRPPRPVSQNPDLDLLQKVRDGLGRL from the coding sequence GTGGCCGGAGGCGACACGGCAGGCCGTCTCGTACGACCGTTCGCGCTGACCGGCGGACGCACCCGGCCGAGCCGTGCCGACTTCACGCTCATCACGACGGTGACCGCGGTGGACCCGCCGCCGACCTGGGCCACCCGACCGCAGCCGGAGCAGCAGCGCATCCTGCGCCACTGCGCCGAGCCGATCGCCGTCGCCGAACTCGCCGCTCTGCTGGACCTGCCGGTGAGTGTGATCGTGATCATGCTGTGCGATCTGCTGGAGGCGGGCCGGATCACGCTCCGCCCGCCGCGTCCGGTGTCCCAGAACCCGGATCTGGACCTGCTGCAGAAAGTGAGGGACGGCCTTGGCCGACTCTGA
- a CDS encoding roadblock/LC7 domain-containing protein: MTRPIPATHTQLDQLLTGLVERVAEVNHAVVLSEDGLVVSKSTGFLRDDAERLAATASGLMSLSKGVSMDFRGGPVRQALIEMANSFLILTSAGPGAHLVVLTSAGADVGVVAYQMNMLVKKIGEHLSAAPRAGIGPTVDSGA, encoded by the coding sequence ATGACACGCCCCATCCCCGCCACCCACACCCAGCTCGACCAGTTGCTCACCGGACTGGTGGAGCGGGTCGCCGAGGTGAACCACGCCGTGGTGCTCTCCGAGGACGGCCTCGTCGTCAGCAAGTCCACGGGGTTCCTGCGCGACGACGCCGAGCGGCTCGCCGCCACCGCCTCCGGGCTGATGAGCCTCAGCAAGGGCGTCAGCATGGACTTCCGCGGCGGTCCGGTCCGCCAGGCGCTGATCGAGATGGCCAACAGCTTCCTGATCCTCACCTCGGCCGGCCCCGGCGCCCACCTGGTCGTTCTGACCAGCGCGGGCGCCGACGTGGGCGTGGTGGCGTACCAGATGAACATGCTGGTCAAGAAGATCGGTGAGCACCTCAGCGCGGCGCCGCGGGCCGGCATCGGCCCCACCGTCGACTCCGGCGCGTGA
- a CDS encoding nitrate- and nitrite sensing domain-containing protein: MSPRTGARPRRLGSIRLSLILLALVPSVTLAAMWGVTTTQMFTEGLRLRGQTQLSRSTGAMGTEATLALQRERSLSAAWLAGDPRGSRAALEAQRRATDKAVAKLVGQSDAINKAPARISDRLYSVLGSVGSLEYYRGQVDKPTDITSAQALGQYGSIIDDQIHAFQELSQVDDGDLTSQAGPLVALEHAAEVVAQEDAQLTLAWPTGKLTEKQWAAFSQLVATRRWLVEDQIVPSLQGGAKTETERILQSPEWRSVQDIEDQVLAARPGADGRAALPDARDRWAAAFATVGDEYGRMIRSQTSVLLDRSADKAHNLLLTAASLSAGGLIALLLCVGMSWRITRSLSRRLRGLREATLSLAEERLPDVVARLDRGEKVDADEATPPLDYGRDELGQVARAFNKAQRTAVHTAVELADTRRGFQKVILGIARQSQNLVNLQLTKLDTLEREHTDPDVLKGLYELDSTASQLRRYEENLVIISGEQPRRSWREPVALIDIMRSAVGEVAEYARVEVHTDEDVYLAPPAVADVIHLLAELIDNATAYSPAPAPVSVRAALVAKGLAVEIEDRGLGMSEEDYASFNEQLAVEPQFDVVALADDLRLGMFVIARLATRHGIAVTLRPSPYGGTTAIVLIPHDVVVREAPEPGTSDAAPGRARHGSAGTDTAYDTAGFADGEHTRAAETGPSAEPDHTAPPSPGTARPAETTDTGIRAADTTGYREDASPAEATGYTEGAWHARDSEQTGTAERPAGAGQTGSTWPAQATRNAEDSWHAGDPEHTGTAERPAGAARSGNADGGADGERGQADTGRGRFGDLGDLGDLGDLPTFGGPDGVADRAERGTQGAHDTDTDPGPDAEVPDRGRLDRLTAYSNRLARTRRIEEAVWARDTRARDGWAASGPGRTEAGDPGRGADTPSAGGTDGSDSWRTAGADGGPGAGAPARGGEAGGGRRPGWPGGSGRRPGLAPLPRRVPQSSLAAELREDLSGEEEGQAGEFTAERAASSLGGFQRGTLRARDDDAGAHDDREENPVPQDQAEPDAGPADTGAGTHTPPPADR; encoded by the coding sequence ATGTCTCCACGGACAGGTGCCCGGCCCCGCCGTCTCGGCTCCATACGTCTCTCCCTGATCCTGCTGGCCCTGGTGCCCAGCGTCACGCTCGCCGCCATGTGGGGCGTGACGACGACGCAGATGTTCACCGAGGGCCTGCGGCTGCGCGGACAGACCCAGCTGAGCCGGTCCACCGGCGCCATGGGCACCGAGGCCACACTCGCGCTGCAGCGGGAGCGCAGCCTGTCGGCGGCCTGGCTGGCCGGCGACCCGCGCGGCTCCCGGGCCGCCCTGGAGGCGCAGCGCCGGGCCACGGACAAGGCGGTCGCCAAGCTGGTCGGCCAGTCCGACGCGATCAACAAGGCGCCCGCGCGCATCTCGGACCGGCTGTACTCGGTGCTCGGCTCGGTCGGCAGCCTCGAGTACTACCGGGGGCAGGTGGACAAGCCGACCGACATCACCTCCGCGCAGGCGCTCGGCCAGTACGGCTCGATCATCGACGACCAGATCCACGCCTTCCAGGAACTGTCCCAGGTCGACGACGGCGACCTCACCTCGCAGGCCGGCCCGCTGGTCGCGCTGGAGCACGCGGCGGAGGTGGTCGCGCAGGAGGACGCGCAGCTCACCCTGGCCTGGCCGACGGGGAAGCTGACGGAGAAGCAGTGGGCGGCGTTCTCCCAGCTGGTCGCCACCCGGCGCTGGCTGGTGGAGGACCAGATCGTGCCCTCGCTGCAGGGCGGCGCGAAGACCGAGACCGAGCGGATCCTGCAGAGCCCGGAGTGGCGGAGCGTGCAGGACATCGAGGACCAGGTGCTCGCCGCCCGGCCCGGCGCCGACGGCAGGGCCGCGCTGCCCGACGCGCGGGACAGGTGGGCGGCCGCCTTCGCCACGGTCGGCGACGAGTACGGGCGGATGATCCGGTCGCAGACGTCGGTCCTGCTCGACCGCAGCGCCGACAAGGCGCACAACCTGCTGCTGACCGCCGCCTCACTGAGCGCGGGCGGACTGATCGCGCTGCTGCTGTGCGTCGGCATGTCCTGGCGGATCACCCGCTCGCTGTCGCGGCGGCTGCGGGGCCTGCGGGAGGCCACCCTCAGCCTGGCCGAGGAGCGGCTGCCGGACGTGGTGGCGCGGCTGGACCGGGGGGAGAAGGTCGACGCGGACGAGGCGACACCGCCGCTGGACTACGGACGGGACGAACTCGGCCAGGTGGCGCGGGCGTTCAACAAGGCACAGCGGACCGCGGTGCACACCGCCGTCGAACTCGCCGACACCCGGCGCGGGTTCCAGAAGGTCATCCTCGGTATCGCGCGGCAGTCGCAGAACCTGGTCAACCTCCAGCTCACCAAGCTGGACACGCTGGAGCGGGAGCACACCGACCCCGACGTCCTCAAGGGTCTGTACGAACTGGACTCCACGGCCAGCCAGTTGCGGCGGTACGAGGAGAACCTGGTCATCATCAGCGGTGAGCAGCCGCGGCGCAGCTGGCGGGAGCCGGTCGCGCTGATCGACATCATGCGCAGCGCGGTCGGCGAGGTCGCCGAGTACGCGCGCGTGGAGGTGCACACCGACGAGGACGTGTACCTGGCGCCGCCGGCCGTGGCCGACGTGATCCATCTGCTGGCCGAGCTGATCGACAACGCGACCGCGTACTCCCCCGCGCCGGCGCCGGTGTCCGTGCGGGCGGCGCTGGTCGCCAAGGGGCTCGCCGTGGAGATCGAGGACCGCGGGCTCGGCATGTCCGAGGAGGACTACGCCTCCTTCAACGAACAGCTGGCGGTGGAGCCCCAGTTCGACGTCGTCGCGCTCGCGGACGACCTGCGTCTGGGCATGTTCGTCATCGCCCGCCTCGCCACCCGCCACGGCATCGCCGTCACCCTGCGCCCGTCGCCGTACGGCGGCACGACGGCGATCGTCCTGATTCCGCACGACGTCGTCGTACGGGAAGCGCCGGAGCCCGGCACCTCGGACGCGGCCCCCGGCCGCGCGCGCCACGGGAGCGCCGGGACCGACACGGCGTACGACACGGCCGGCTTCGCGGACGGGGAACACACCCGCGCGGCCGAAACCGGCCCGTCGGCCGAGCCGGACCACACGGCGCCCCCGTCCCCGGGCACCGCCCGCCCGGCCGAGACGACGGACACGGGCATCCGGGCGGCCGACACCACCGGATACAGGGAGGACGCCTCGCCCGCCGAGGCCACCGGATACACGGAAGGCGCATGGCACGCCCGGGACTCCGAGCAGACGGGCACGGCCGAACGCCCGGCGGGCGCCGGACAGACGGGGAGCACCTGGCCCGCACAGGCCACCCGCAACGCGGAAGACTCCTGGCACGCCGGAGACCCCGAGCACACGGGCACGGCCGAACGCCCGGCGGGCGCCGCGCGTTCGGGGAACGCCGACGGCGGGGCGGACGGCGAGCGCGGGCAGGCAGATACCGGGCGCGGGCGTTTCGGCGACCTCGGTGACCTCGGAGACCTCGGTGACCTCCCTACATTCGGCGGCCCGGACGGCGTGGCCGACCGCGCCGAGCGCGGAACGCAGGGCGCGCACGACACGGACACCGATCCCGGGCCGGACGCGGAAGTGCCCGACCGCGGGCGTCTGGACAGACTCACGGCGTACAGCAACCGGCTGGCGAGGACCAGACGGATCGAGGAAGCCGTCTGGGCGAGGGACACCCGGGCCAGGGACGGCTGGGCGGCGTCGGGTCCCGGCCGGACGGAAGCGGGCGACCCGGGCCGAGGGGCCGACACCCCGAGCGCGGGCGGAACCGACGGCAGCGATTCCTGGCGCACGGCCGGCGCGGACGGAGGCCCGGGCGCAGGCGCTCCCGCGCGGGGCGGTGAGGCCGGAGGGGGCCGTCGGCCCGGCTGGCCGGGGGGTTCGGGGCGGCGTCCGGGGCTCGCCCCCTTGCCCCGCCGTGTCCCGCAGTCCAGTCTGGCCGCCGAGTTGCGTGAGGACCTGTCGGGCGAAGAGGAGGGGCAGGCCGGTGAGTTCACCGCGGAACGCGCCGCCTCCTCGCTCGGCGGCTTCCAGCGCGGCACGCTCCGGGCGCGTGACGACGACGCCGGGGCCCACGACGACCGGGAGGAGAACCCCGTACCGCAGGACCAGGCAGAACCGGACGCCGGGCCCGCCGACACAGGCGCCGGCACTCATACGCCCCCGCCCGCCGACCGCTGA
- a CDS encoding substrate-binding domain-containing protein, whose protein sequence is MKTPPPPSASHRPVRLAALAVVAGLLVAGCSASGDRSESTADSVGKAGGSSRIKITMVTHGAKGDAFWDLVRRGAEAAAAKDGVDLTYASDPDTAGQAELVRDAVRNKADGIAVTLAKPQAMKAPIAAARAADIPVVGINSGIDSWQSEGLLEYFGQDESVAGQAVGNKLDALKVKHALCVIHERGNVALEARCAGVKKTFGGRTENLYVEGTDATATTAVITARLRQDPTIDEVVTNGAQFSLLAVKSVRASGSRAKVATFDLNKDLVEAVQKGSVQFAVDQQPYLQGYLAVDGLWLYRTNGNISGGGVSPVLTGPAFVTKANVATVAKFAAGGTR, encoded by the coding sequence ATGAAGACTCCTCCCCCACCGTCTGCCTCCCACAGACCGGTTCGCCTCGCGGCCCTGGCCGTGGTCGCCGGGCTGCTCGTGGCGGGCTGTTCAGCCTCCGGCGACCGGTCGGAATCCACCGCCGACTCCGTCGGCAAGGCGGGCGGCAGCTCCCGTATCAAGATCACCATGGTCACGCACGGCGCGAAGGGCGACGCCTTCTGGGACCTGGTGCGCAGGGGCGCCGAGGCGGCCGCGGCCAAGGACGGCGTGGACCTGACCTACGCCAGTGACCCCGACACGGCCGGCCAGGCCGAACTGGTGCGCGACGCGGTCCGCAACAAGGCCGACGGCATCGCCGTGACCCTGGCCAAGCCGCAGGCGATGAAGGCGCCGATCGCCGCGGCCCGGGCGGCGGACATACCCGTGGTCGGCATCAACTCCGGTATCGACTCCTGGCAGTCCGAGGGGCTGCTGGAGTACTTCGGCCAGGACGAGAGCGTGGCCGGCCAGGCCGTCGGCAACAAGCTGGACGCCCTGAAGGTCAAGCACGCCCTGTGCGTCATCCACGAGCGCGGCAACGTCGCCCTGGAGGCCCGCTGCGCCGGCGTGAAGAAGACCTTCGGCGGCCGGACCGAGAACCTCTATGTGGAGGGCACCGACGCCACCGCGACCACCGCCGTGATCACCGCCCGGCTGCGGCAGGACCCGACGATCGACGAAGTGGTCACCAACGGCGCCCAGTTCTCGCTGCTCGCCGTCAAGTCGGTGCGGGCGTCGGGGAGCCGGGCCAAAGTCGCCACCTTCGACCTCAACAAGGACCTGGTCGAGGCCGTCCAGAAGGGCAGCGTCCAGTTCGCCGTGGACCAGCAGCCGTATCTGCAGGGCTACCTCGCGGTGGACGGGCTGTGGCTGTACCGGACCAACGGCAACATCAGCGGCGGCGGTGTCTCCCCCGTGCTCACCGGACCGGCGTTCGTGACGAAGGCGAACGTGGCGACGGTCGCCAAGTTCGCGGCGGGCGGCACCCGCTGA
- a CDS encoding metalloregulator ArsR/SmtB family transcription factor: protein MAAAGSGFEDPSADVLDRAAAAFGLLASPARLHIVWALAQGESDVTGLAERVGGALPAVSQHLTKLKLAGLVRARREGRRQVYLVDDPDVVDVVRLMVDRLAGREGDIPVPRLRGL, encoded by the coding sequence GTGGCGGCAGCCGGCAGTGGCTTCGAGGACCCCTCCGCCGACGTGCTCGACCGCGCGGCCGCGGCCTTCGGGCTGCTGGCCTCGCCCGCCCGGCTGCACATCGTGTGGGCGCTGGCGCAGGGCGAGAGCGATGTGACCGGGCTCGCCGAGCGGGTCGGCGGCGCGCTGCCCGCGGTCAGCCAGCACCTGACCAAGCTCAAGCTGGCCGGTCTGGTCCGTGCCCGCCGCGAGGGCCGGCGCCAGGTGTACCTGGTCGACGACCCGGACGTCGTGGACGTCGTACGGCTCATGGTGGACCGGCTCGCCGGCCGGGAGGGCGACATCCCGGTGCCCCGCCTCCGTGGCCTCTGA